One segment of Niveibacterium microcysteis DNA contains the following:
- a CDS encoding formate/nitrite transporter family protein has protein sequence MERPIVEKSAASGLRKFSLLKEDPGRYLMRAVLAGMYLSIVVLVYWSLLNNLHDTPFGKVLASLFFGVGLSVIVFTNSELFTSNNMYLAVSSAEGKTSWPQTVALWVVCYLGNLIGAVVLTALLYFAGVLDSLPPEHALNQGAVHKAEQAAQVIFFKGILANWVVCLAVWVALQLKEDLAKIVAMILVVFIFLYLGFEHSIANMGTFSMALLSHGGLTFGQAVYNLIFSTLGNVVGGAVFVGLAYRYLSPEAMDQAEAAEAARELPPPRKAPKAAAH, from the coding sequence ATGGAACGTCCGATCGTCGAGAAGTCCGCAGCCAGCGGATTGCGCAAATTCTCGCTGCTGAAGGAAGACCCGGGCCGCTACCTGATGCGCGCGGTGCTGGCAGGCATGTACCTGTCCATCGTCGTACTGGTGTATTGGTCGCTGCTCAACAACCTGCACGACACGCCGTTCGGCAAGGTGCTGGCGAGCCTCTTCTTCGGCGTCGGCCTGTCGGTGATCGTGTTCACCAACTCCGAGCTGTTCACCAGCAACAACATGTACCTCGCGGTGTCGTCAGCCGAAGGGAAGACGAGCTGGCCGCAGACGGTCGCCCTGTGGGTGGTCTGCTACCTGGGCAACCTGATCGGGGCCGTGGTGCTCACGGCGCTGCTCTATTTCGCAGGCGTGCTCGACTCGCTGCCACCGGAACATGCGCTGAACCAGGGCGCGGTACACAAGGCCGAGCAGGCTGCGCAAGTGATCTTCTTCAAGGGCATCCTCGCGAACTGGGTGGTCTGCCTCGCGGTGTGGGTCGCACTACAGTTGAAGGAAGACCTCGCGAAGATCGTGGCGATGATCCTCGTCGTGTTCATCTTCCTCTACCTCGGCTTCGAGCACTCGATCGCCAACATGGGCACTTTCTCGATGGCGCTGCTGAGCCACGGCGGGCTGACCTTCGGGCAAGCGGTATACAACCTGATCTTCAGCACACTCGGCAACGTGGTGGGTGGCGCGGTGTTCGTCGGCCTGGCTTACCGCTACCTCAGCCCCGAAGCGATGGATCAGGCGGAAGCCGCCGAAGCCGCGCGCGAACTGCCCCCGCCGCGCAAGGCCCCGAAGGCCGCCGCGCACTGA
- the hycI gene encoding hydrogenase maturation peptidase HycI — protein MPDLILTVGNSMMGDDGVGPLLAELLTNAPASGWAAIDGGSAPENVAHQVQALAPQTVVIVDAADMALAPGEVRLVDDANIADMFIMTTHNLPLSFLIERLRETVPQVLFVGIQPDIVAFGFPMTEPVRNAVTTLHAQLVAGADLTALPWL, from the coding sequence ATGCCTGACCTGATCCTCACCGTCGGCAACAGCATGATGGGCGACGACGGCGTCGGCCCGCTGCTGGCCGAACTGCTCACGAACGCGCCCGCCAGCGGCTGGGCGGCGATCGACGGCGGCTCCGCGCCGGAGAACGTCGCACATCAGGTGCAGGCGCTCGCGCCGCAGACCGTCGTGATCGTGGACGCGGCGGACATGGCGCTCGCCCCCGGCGAGGTGCGCCTGGTCGACGATGCGAACATCGCCGACATGTTCATCATGACCACGCACAACCTGCCGCTCAGCTTCCTGATCGAGCGGCTGCGCGAAACGGTGCCGCAGGTGCTCTTCGTTGGCATCCAGCCCGACATCGTCGCCTTCGGTTTCCCGATGACCGAACCGGTGCGCAACGCCGTCACCACGCTGCACGCGCAGCTTGTCGCCGGCGCAGACCTCACCGCCCTGCCCTGGCTCTGA
- a CDS encoding formate hydrogenlyase maturation HycH family protein produces the protein MSGKVIFYQLGQKFLDRKEDMPAEAKQVVYYSLAIGHHIGVIDCLKPILECPADDYAAWLAKLPEGAARSKLEGLLKWGEINIDSTATHLLARALDGARPGYSETENQWATRLIQSLADIEAEPAIYLIAKHRDA, from the coding sequence GTGAGCGGCAAGGTCATCTTCTACCAGCTCGGCCAGAAGTTCCTCGACCGCAAGGAGGACATGCCGGCCGAGGCGAAGCAGGTGGTCTACTACTCGCTCGCGATCGGGCACCATATCGGCGTGATCGACTGCCTCAAGCCGATCCTCGAATGCCCGGCCGACGACTACGCCGCCTGGCTCGCGAAGCTGCCGGAGGGCGCCGCCCGCAGCAAACTCGAAGGCTTGCTCAAATGGGGCGAGATCAACATCGACAGCACGGCTACGCACTTGCTCGCCAGGGCGCTGGACGGCGCCCGCCCGGGCTACAGCGAAACCGAGAACCAGTGGGCGACGCGGCTGATCCAGTCGCTTGCCGATATCGAAGCCGAACCTGCGATCTACCTGATCGCGAAGCACCGCGATGCCTGA